The genomic DNA TGACCATCGCGGGAAGCGAGCAGCGCTCTCCGTCGAACATCGACGAGGCGCTGGAGGCGGTCGGACTGGCGCGTGAGGCGTGGGCAAAGCGCGTGGGCGGGTTTTCCAAGGGCATGCGCCAGAAGGTGGCGATCGCGCTCGCCATCGCCCGGCGCGTGCCCGTGCTCCTCCTCGACGAACCAACCTCCGGCCTGGATCCGCGGGCGACCGGCGACTTCAACCGTCTGCTGGACACGGCCCGCGCGCGCGGTGTGGCCACCCTGATGGTGACGCACGACCTGCTGAGCGCCGCCGAGATCGCCGACCGGATCGGCTTCCTGGCGCGGGGCCAGCTTGAGGAGGAGCTGGCCGCCACCGGCGCGGAGCGGTTCGATGTCAGGGCCCTGCATCAG from Melittangium boletus DSM 14713 includes the following:
- a CDS encoding ABC transporter ATP-binding protein encodes the protein MSNVVNTGALEAIGLEHRYGSKTVLRGLNFTVEPGQIYALLGGNGAGKSTTLGIFLGLVRPTAGRARVCGHDVAADPRAARSRLAYVPENVALYEHLSARENIDYFLTIAGSEQRSPSNIDEALEAVGLAREAWAKRVGGFSKGMRQKVAIALAIARRVPVLLLDEPTSGLDPRATGDFNRLLDTARARGVATLMVTHDLLSAAEIADRIGFLARGQLEEELAATGAERFDVRALHQRYARAGEAA